The following are from one region of the Salmo trutta chromosome 20, fSalTru1.1, whole genome shotgun sequence genome:
- the LOC115155348 gene encoding gamma-crystallin M2-like produces MPNMNSRIVFYEDRNFMGRSHECSTDCPDMYSFLSRCHSCKVEGGCFMLYDRPNYMGNQYFMRRGEYADYHMMGMANGMRSCRMIPMHRGSYRMKIYERESFGGQSHEIMEDCDNIMDRYRMSSCMSCNIQDGHWLMYEMPHFRGRMMFMRPGEYRHFSMGMGSMGGMGGMGGMRFQSMRRINESWY; encoded by the coding sequence ATGCCCAACATGAACAGCAGGATAGTCTTCTATGAGGACAGGAACTTCATGGGCCGCTCCCATGAGTGCAGCACCGACTGCCCTGACATGTACTCCTTCCTGAGCCGCTGCCACTCCTGCAAGGTTGAGGGTGGCTGCTTCATGCTGTATGACCGCCCCAACTACATGGGAAACCAGTACTTCATGAGGAGGGGAGAGTACGCTGACTACCACATGATGGGAATGGCCAATGGGATGAGGTCCTGCCGCATGATCCCTATGCACAGGGGATCTTACAGGATGAAGATCTACGAGAGAGAGAGCTTCGGCGGTCAGAGCCACGAGATCATGGAGGACTGTGACAACATCATGGATCGTTACCGCATGTCCAGCTGTATGTCCTGCAACATCCAGGACGGCCACTGGCTCATGTATGAGATGCCCCACTTCAGAGGCAGGATGATGTTCATGAGGCCTGGAGAGTACAGGCACTTCAGCATGGGTATGGGAAGCATGGGTGGCATGGGCGGCATGGGTGGCATGAGGTTCCAGAGCATGAGGCGTATCAACGAGTCCTggtactag
- the LOC115156344 gene encoding early nodulin-75-like, giving the protein MYPGLLQHPFITQSSPSQHPVITQSAPFITQSAPSHHPVSPIHHPVSTQSSPIQHPVINQSSTSHHPFITQSAPSHHPVITQSAPIHHPVITHSSPSQHPFITQSSPIHHPVITQSSPSQPQSAPSHQPVITHSAPSHHPVSTQSAPSHQPVSTQSSPSHHPFITQSSTSQHPVSTQSSTSHHPFSTQSSTSHHPVSTQSSPSHHPLITQSSPIHHRQHPVINQSSPIQHPVITQSAPSQHPVITH; this is encoded by the coding sequence ATGTATCCAGGCCTTCTACAGCACCCATTCATCACCCAGTCGTCACCCAGTCAGCACCCAGTCATCACCCAGTCAGCCCCATTCATCACCCAGTCAGCACCCAGTCATCACCCAGTCAGCCCCATTCATCACCCAGTCAGCACCCAGTCATCACCCATTCAGCACCCAGTCATCAACCAGTCATCAACCAGTCATCACCCATTCATCACCCAGTCAGCACCCAGTCATCACCCAGTCATCACCCAGTCAGCACCCATTCATCACCCAGTCATCACCCATTCATCACCCAGTCAGCACCCATTCATCACCCAGTCATCACCCATTCATCACCCAGTCATCACCCAGTCATCACCCAGTCAGCCCCAGTCAGCACCCAGTCATCAACCAGTCATCACCCATTCAGCACCCAGTCATCACCCAGTCAGCACCCAGTCAGCACCCAGTCATCAACCAGTCAGCACCCAGTCATCACCCAGTCATCACCCATTCATCACCCAGTCATCAACCAGTCAGCACCCAGTCAGCACCCAGTCATCAACCAGTCATCACCCATTCAGCACCCAGTCATCAACCAGTCATCACCCAGTCAGCACCCAGTCATCACCCAGTCATCACCCACTCATCACCCAGTCATCACCCATTCATCACCGTCAGCACCCAGTCATCAACCAGTCATCACCCATTCAGCACCCAGTCATCACCCAGTCAGCACCCAGTCAGCACCCAGTCATCACCCATTAG